The genomic DNA GGCAAGGTTCGCCTGGTCGTCAAGCAGACCCCGCTCGAAATGCATCCGAACGCGATGCCGGCCGCGCTGATGTTCGAGGCGCTGGCGCTGCAGGGAGCCGCGCCGGCCTTCAAGTTCTATGAGCTGATGTACGCCGAGCAGGAACAGCTCGAGAAGCGGGGACAGCAGTTCGTGGTGGAGGCGGCGGGGCGAGTCGGCGCGGACGTTCCACGTGCACTGCGCGACCAGCAGAGTGACGCGGTGCGCGCGCGGGTGGCCGCCGACATCGCCGAAGGGCAGGCCTTCGGGTTCACCGGCACTCCGGCGTTCGTGATCAACGGCGTGTCGCTCGAGGGCGCGCACCCCGCCAACAATTTCGTGCCGATCATCAACCGGCACCTGGCCGCCGCGCCCTGACGCACCCCTGTCCCCAAACAACGACGACCCTCCAGGCGCATCCCGGAGGGTCGTGCTGTTTCGGTCGGTCATGGCGACGACGCTCCGAGGGAGCCGACGCCGCCGTCGCTTCCCCTACCGCAGCCCCAGTTCTGTCGCGGTCGTCAGCACCGCCACCGCGTGGCCCCGCTCCGTGAGCGCGGCGGCGCCGCCCTGTTCGCGGTCGACGACGGCCAGCACGCCAAGCACGATGCCGCCCGCCTCTTCCACCGCGGCGATGGCCTGGATCGCGGAGCCCCCCGAGGTGATGACGTCCTCCACGACCACCACCCGGTCGCCGGCGCGGAAGTTCCCCTCGACCCGGCGCTTCGTGCCATGCCCCTTCGCCTCCTTGCGGACGCTGAAGGCGTCGACGACCGGCGGCGCCTCCCGGCTGGCGAGCGCCACGGCATACGCGACGGGATCGGCACCCATGGTGAGCCCCCCCACCGCTGCGGGCGACCATCCCCGCGCGCGCAGGGCCGCGACGCCGAGCCGGCCGATGAGGTACAGCCCCTCGGCGGACATCGTGGTCGGGCGGGCGTCGATGTAGTAGGTGGAATGGGCGCCCGAGGCGAGCGTGAAGTCGCCGTGGCGGATCGAGCGGTGGTGGAGGAGCTGCAGGAGAGCGGCGTGCTCGTCCACGGTCAATCCTTGCCGAACAACCCGGAGAGGAAGCCCTTCTTCTTTTCCGGCTCGGCGCGGGCCGCCGCGCAGAATCGCGTGGCGAACTGCTTGACCGTGGCCGGACGCTTTTTGAGGTCCCGCTCCAGTCCCGCCATCAGCGCGGCCTCGAGGTCGGGACCGAACTTGGCGTTCTTGGCCACCTCGCTGAGCGGGCGGGGCGTCTGGGTCAGCAGCTGCTGGAAGAGCTCCCGCGGCGACTTGCCCGGGAAGGGGAGTTCGCCGGTCAGGAGGTAGTAGGCAATCGTGGCCAGGCTGTAGACGTCGGCCTGCTCGCCCACCAGCTCGCCGGACAACGCCTCCGGGGCGACATACTGCAGGGTCCCAACGAAGAAGCCGGCGCGGGTGAGCCGCTCCTCCTGGGGGAGTTCCGCGTCGCGGGCAATCCCGAAGTCCAGCAGCTTGGCGGTCTGGGTGGCGGGATCGTACATGATATTGGCGGGCTTCAGGTCGCGGTGGATGATCCCGGCGGTGTGGGCGGCGGTCAGCGCCGCGCCAACCTGCTCAACGATCTGGGCCACCACCATCGGCGCCAGCGGGCCGGACCGGGCGGCAAAGAGCTCGAGGGCCTCCCCTTCCGCCCATTCCAGCGCGAGGAAGTAGGCGCCGTTCTCCTCGCCGTATTCCCAGGTGCGGACCACGTTCGGATGGACCACGCGCACACCGAATTCGGCCTCACGCAGGAAGCGCTTGACCGCGATGGGGTCCTGCCCAAGCCGGGGGCGAAGCACCTTGATGGCCGTCGGGCCACGCTCGGGGTGCTCGGCCTTGTACACCAAAGCCGTGCCACCTTCGCCGACATGCTTTATGAGGCGGTGGCCGGCTACCGTGCGGCCAATGAGTTCGTCTGGCGTCATGAGATGGAGGGAAGGTACTCGCCGCCGGCGGGACCGGCAAGCAGCAGACCGGCCCGCGCTTGACCATGCTTCGGCGCAGAGGATACCCTTCGCGTGCGCCGCACGCCCTGAATTCCCGCCCGTCATCGAAGGGGGCCTCGTGCTCCGGTTCCGCGACAGTCTGCTTCTCCTCCTTCTGCCAATGATGGCGTGCAGCTCCTGGCAGCGCGTGGGCACCAGTGCCACGCCATCGCCCGAGGAGACGCTCACCAGT from Gemmatimonadales bacterium includes the following:
- a CDS encoding thioredoxin domain-containing protein translates to MLLRRLTAVLALLGTTACSRDPSPEALQRTLSAHPEVLVGAIRAHPTEFMQALNAAFQASQAAQQQAAAARIDAEFQNPKQPDLSDRVSLGSPSAPVTIVEYTDFECPYCRESVAVMHQLLEQYQGKVRLVVKQTPLEMHPNAMPAALMFEALALQGAAPAFKFYELMYAEQEQLEKRGQQFVVEAAGRVGADVPRALRDQQSDAVRARVAADIAEGQAFGFTGTPAFVINGVSLEGAHPANNFVPIINRHLAAAP
- a CDS encoding serine/threonine-protein kinase; this translates as MTPDELIGRTVAGHRLIKHVGEGGTALVYKAEHPERGPTAIKVLRPRLGQDPIAVKRFLREAEFGVRVVHPNVVRTWEYGEENGAYFLALEWAEGEALELFAARSGPLAPMVVAQIVEQVGAALTAAHTAGIIHRDLKPANIMYDPATQTAKLLDFGIARDAELPQEERLTRAGFFVGTLQYVAPEALSGELVGEQADVYSLATIAYYLLTGELPFPGKSPRELFQQLLTQTPRPLSEVAKNAKFGPDLEAALMAGLERDLKKRPATVKQFATRFCAAARAEPEKKKGFLSGLFGKD
- the pyrE gene encoding orotate phosphoribosyltransferase; the encoded protein is MDEHAALLQLLHHRSIRHGDFTLASGAHSTYYIDARPTTMSAEGLYLIGRLGVAALRARGWSPAAVGGLTMGADPVAYAVALASREAPPVVDAFSVRKEAKGHGTKRRVEGNFRAGDRVVVVEDVITSGGSAIQAIAAVEEAGGIVLGVLAVVDREQGGAAALTERGHAVAVLTTATELGLR